The segment CTACGAGCTGCCGCTGAACCTCTCGTCGTACCTCTACCTCAAGGAACTCACCCTCACCGGCGTATTCGTCTCGCCCTACGCCTTTCCGCGCGCCGTGCAGCTGCTTCCGCACCTGCGGCTCGACGATTTCACTCGGGCGGTCTACGACCTCGACGACGCCGTCGCCGCCTTCGCAGAACACCTGAGTGGACGTCACCCGAAGGTCCTCATCCGGTGCAACGACATCCCCGACGGGAGCTGAGGAGCATGACGACCGTGGAAGAACGTCCGCAGACGGTGGGGACCCCGGCACCGACCATCCAGGTGGAGAACATCGTCAAGCGCTTCGAAGGCGTGCACGCACTCAACGGCGCTCGGCTCGACGTGCGCCCCGGCGAGATCCACGCCCTGCTGGGCGAGAACGGCGCCGGCAAGTCGACCCTCATCAAGATCATCACCGGCATCCACGAGCCCGACGCGGGGTCGATCCGGCTGAACGGCGAGGAGGTTCACTTCGCCAGTGTCCGCGCGGCCAACCGCGCGGGGATCGTGGCCCTCTACCAGGAGCTCTCGATCGTCCCCTCGATCAGCGTCGCCGAGAACATCATGCTGGGTGAGGAGACCCCGAGCATGGCGGGTGTGGTGCGGTGGGCGCACCTGCGCCGGCGTGCGAAGGAGCAGCTCCAGCGCATCAACCAGAAGATCCCGCTCGGCAAGCTCGCAGGGGAACTCTCGCCCGTGCAGCAGACCATGGTCGCCTTCGCCCGCGCACTCGCCACCGATGCCCGGGTGCTGATCCTCGACGAGCCGACCGCGTCGCTCACCGACACCGAGATCCGCGACCTCTTCGCGGTGCTGCGGTCGCTGCGCGACGAAGGCGTGTCGATCGTCTACGTCTCCCACCGCCTCGAGGAGGTCTTCGAGCTCTGCGATCGGCTGACGATCATGCGCAACGGCGAGACCATCATCACCAAGCCCGTCGCCGAGTCGCACATCGACGAGGTCATCTCCCTCATGGTGGGCCGTTCCCCTGATGCCCTCTATCCCGATCGGGGCACGGCGACCGCCACGCCGGCGATGACGGTGAGAGGGCTCAGCGGCCGCCGTGTGTCGGATGTGTCGTTCACCGTGCACGCCGGCGAGGTGCTGGGAATCGGCGGACTCGCGGGCTCGGGACGCAGCGAGCCTGCTGCGTCTCATCGCCGGGGCGCAGCGCCACACCGCCGGCGAGATCGCCGTCGGCGACGCGGTCCTCCCGCGCCGCGGCGGTGTCGGTCGTGCCCTCGAGGCGGGGATCGCCCTCGTCCCCGAGGAGCGCCGCAGCCAGGGAGTGATCCTCGGGGCTTCCATCCAGGACAACATCACCCTGGCGAACCTCGGCACAGTCAGCTCCGCCGGCTACGTCGCCGGGGCCCGCGTCGCCGACATCGCCAAACGCGGTATCGCCGACCTCCGCATCAAGGCCCGCAGCCCCCGCCAGCACGTCAGCGAGCTCTCCGGCGGCAACCAGCAGAAGGTGGTGCTCGCCAAGATGCTCGCCCGCAACCCGCGGGTGCTGCTGATGGACGAGCCCACCCGCGGAATCGACGTCGGGACGAAGGCGGAGATCTACCGCCTCATCCGTCAGCTCGCCGCCCAGGGCACCGCCGTCATCGCGGTGAGCTCCGAACTCCCCGAACTCATCGGGATGAGCGACCGCATCATCATCCTCCACGAGGGTCGCGTCTCGGGAGAGGTCCCGGCCGAGGGCGCCGATGACGAGATCCTCCTGTCCTACTGCTACGGAAAGGCGGTCTGACATGACCACCACGGAAAAAGAGCGCACCGGCGCCGTCATGGTCGCCGGTCACGCCCGCAACGTCGGCACCCGGCTCATGCAGGGCGGCACCGTCGTCGCCCTCGTGCTCCTGGTCGTCTTCTTCTTCGCCATGCGGCCCGACGTCTTCCTGACCTTCACCAACGTCCGCAACATCCTCTATCAGGTGTCGATCCTGGCGATCATCGCCGGCGCGCAGACGCTCGTCATGGTCGTCGGCGACTTCGACCTGTCGGTCGCGGCGACCTCGGCGCTGGCGGGCGCCGTGGCGGCATCCCTCATGCTCCAGGGTGTTCCGGTGATGCCGGCGATCGCGATCGCGCTCTTCGTCGGACTTCTCATCGGCATGGTCAATGGGGCGCTCGTGGCGTTCCTCAACCTCTCGGCGTTCGTGGCGACACTGGCGACGATGACCTCCGTCATCGGCCTCGCCTTCCTCGTGACGCAGGGGACGACGCTGTTCAACCTGCCCCCCGAGTTCAACGCCCTCGGCCAGGGACGGTTCCTGGAGATCCCGCTCCCGGTCTTCATCGCCATCGCCATCTCGGCGGTGCTGTGGTTCATCCTCCGCTACACCACGCTCGGTCGTCGCTGGTATGCGATCGGCGGCAACGCCGAGGTCTCGCGCCTCTCGGGCGTGAACGTCAAACGCGCACGATTCCTCGCCTTCTCGGCGGCCGGCCTCGTCGCCGCCGTCGGCGGAGTGCTCCTGGCTGCGCGGCTGGGAAGCGCCAGCGCCATCCAGGGCGAGGACAACCTCATGTTCTCCGTCGCCGCGGTCTTCCTCGGCATGACCATCGTCCGCTCGGGTGCCGCCAACATCGTCGGCACCATGGTCGGCGTCGCCATCATCGGCGTCATGAGCAACGGACTGAACATCCTCGGTGTGAACGCCTACGTGCAGCAGGTCGTCACCGGCATCATCATCATCGCCGCGGTCACCCTCAGCTCGTTCAAGAACCGAGAACGCTAGGCGTTCTCACCATCCCGGCGACACCCGCGCCGGGGCACCAAGAAAAAACGCAACCATCACAAAGGAGTAGAGAAGTGCGTAACAGAATCAGGGCATTCGCAGTCCTCGCCGTGGCCAGCGCCCTCGCGCTCGCCGGATGCGCCGGTGGCTCGGACGGAGGCGGAGGCGACGCCGGCGGCGGCGGTGGTGGCGACGAGCCGCTGCGCGTCGTCGCCTTCACCTCCGGCAACCAGACGCCCATCGGCGCCTGGTGGGTCAAGGCCGTCGAGGAGCAGGCCGACGAGCTCGGTTGGGAGCTCACGATGGTGCAGGGCGACTTCGACTTCCAGAAGATGAACCCCGCCGTGGAGAGCGCCATCGGACAGGGCGCCGACCTCGTCTACAACGGCTACACCGATGTCGCCTCGATCGGCTCGATCGTGACTGCGGTGAAGGATGCCGGCATCCCGATGTTCGCCATCGACGCCGGCGTCGAGCCCACCGACGCCTACGCGCTGAACATCACCACCGACCAGCAGGGCATCGTCGACCAGACCATGGGCGCGATCTCCGACGCCATCGGCGGTCTCGAAGGCAAGAACATCATGGTGATCGGTCACGACCCGCACGCCGGGATCCGCACCCGCGCCGCGCTCGCCGCCGAAGCGGTCGAGGCCGCCGGCGCCACGCTCGCCGGCGGCGAGATCCAGCAGGTCGTCTCGCCGGCCACGGGCCGCACCGAAGCCCTGGCGCTGGTCGCCGACTACCTGTCGGCGAACCCCGACGGCCTCGACGCCGTCTGGGTCGGCTGGGACGACGCAGCCCTGGGCGCCGTGCAGGCGGTGACCGAGGCCGGTGCCGACGTCGCCGTCACAGGCGTGGATGCCACGAGCGAGGCGATCGCGGCGGTGAAGGCCGGCACGATGACCGCCACGGTGGAGCAGCCCTGGCCGTTGATCAACGAGGCCGTCCTGGAGGCGATCGCCCAGTGGCGCTCGTCGGGTTCGGCGCCGTCGAACAACTTCGAGGAGGAGGCCACGACGCTGGTCACCACCGAGAACGCCGACGACATCACCCCCTCCGACCAGCTCGGCTGACAGAACCCCTCGGGGGCGGGCTCTTCTCTCGGGCCCGCCCCCGAGCGGCACCAGCGAGAGGTCACCAGTGAAAGGAACC is part of the Microbacterium sp. ET2 genome and harbors:
- a CDS encoding ATP-binding cassette domain-containing protein, with translation MCRSPCTPARCWESADSRARDAASLLRLIAGAQRHTAGEIAVGDAVLPRRGGVGRALEAGIALVPEERRSQGVILGASIQDNITLANLGTVSSAGYVAGARVADIAKRGIADLRIKARSPRQHVSELSGGNQQKVVLAKMLARNPRVLLMDEPTRGIDVGTKAEIYRLIRQLAAQGTAVIAVSSELPELIGMSDRIIILHEGRVSGEVPAEGADDEILLSYCYGKAV
- a CDS encoding ABC transporter permease produces the protein MTTTEKERTGAVMVAGHARNVGTRLMQGGTVVALVLLVVFFFAMRPDVFLTFTNVRNILYQVSILAIIAGAQTLVMVVGDFDLSVAATSALAGAVAASLMLQGVPVMPAIAIALFVGLLIGMVNGALVAFLNLSAFVATLATMTSVIGLAFLVTQGTTLFNLPPEFNALGQGRFLEIPLPVFIAIAISAVLWFILRYTTLGRRWYAIGGNAEVSRLSGVNVKRARFLAFSAAGLVAAVGGVLLAARLGSASAIQGEDNLMFSVAAVFLGMTIVRSGAANIVGTMVGVAIIGVMSNGLNILGVNAYVQQVVTGIIIIAAVTLSSFKNRER
- a CDS encoding sugar ABC transporter substrate-binding protein, which encodes MRNRIRAFAVLAVASALALAGCAGGSDGGGGDAGGGGGGDEPLRVVAFTSGNQTPIGAWWVKAVEEQADELGWELTMVQGDFDFQKMNPAVESAIGQGADLVYNGYTDVASIGSIVTAVKDAGIPMFAIDAGVEPTDAYALNITTDQQGIVDQTMGAISDAIGGLEGKNIMVIGHDPHAGIRTRAALAAEAVEAAGATLAGGEIQQVVSPATGRTEALALVADYLSANPDGLDAVWVGWDDAALGAVQAVTEAGADVAVTGVDATSEAIAAVKAGTMTATVEQPWPLINEAVLEAIAQWRSSGSAPSNNFEEEATTLVTTENADDITPSDQLG